Within the Chloroflexota bacterium genome, the region ATCTCGAGCGAAGCGAAAAATCTAGAGTCGGAAACAGGTATGCATGCGAAGATTTCAGATTCCTCACTGCGTTCGGGAAAGATCTGTGAAATCGTCTCATGAGCACTTAGAAATATAGACGGCGACCGAACGGGATGATATAATCTCGCGTTCTGTCTTGATATTCCTACCTTTTCTGTCTGCTCAACGCAGGGCAGGCGATAAGGAAACATAGACAAGTGGAGAATTGAGATATGGCAGGGGTTCTTGTTGTAGGCGAACTGAATGGCGATGCACTGCAGAGCATCACGGGCGAACTGCTTGCCGCCGGACGCGGCATCGGCGACGCGAGCGGCGAAGAAGTCGCCGTCGTGCTGCTGAATGGCAGCGAGGCGGCAGGACAGGCGGCGATTGCGCTTGGCGCGGACAAGGCATACTTGGCGCAGGACGATGTGCTCGCCGATTTGCAGTTGGACGCGCAGGTTGCCGCGCTTGCGATGGTGTGCAACGAAGCGCAGCCATCGGTCGTGCTGGTTGGGCGCACGCTCTCCGGCCGCGATGTCGGACCGCGACTCGCGTTTAGGCTTGGCGTTGGCTTGGCGCAGGACTGCCTAGAAGTCGAAGCAGACGGCGACAGCGGGAAGGTCGTTGCGGTGCGCCCGGTTTACGGCGGCAACGCTCTGGCGAAGGTAACATTCCCGGATGCCAGCCCGCAGATGGTCGTATTGCGTGCCAAGGCATACGAACCGCTGGACGCTGACGATTCGCGAACCGGCGAAATCGTCGTCGTCAACACCAATCTTGACCCGTCCGTCGTGAAGGCGCGGCTGGTGGAGACGGTGCGGCAGGAATCCGAAGGCGTGCGGCTCGAAGACGCGAACGTCGTCATTGGCGGCGGCAGAGGGCTTGGCGGTCCGGAGCCGTTCGACCAGCTCGAAGACTTGGCGGGACTGCTTGGCGGCGCGGTCGGCGCATCGCGCGCAGTGTGCGACGCAGGCTGGCTCGACCACAGCTACCAAGTAGGCTTGACCGGCAAGACCATCACGCCCGACCTGTACATCACGGTTGGCATATCCGGCGCGAGCCAGCATATGGCGGGTTGCTCGGCGTCCAAGAATATCGTCGCCATCAACCGAGACGAGGACGCCAACATTTTCAAGAGCGCCAGCTTCGGCGTCGTCGGCGACTGGAAGAACGTCCTGCCATCGTTCATCGAGACAGTGCGCGAGCTTGTGGATTCATAGTTAGTGACAATCTGAGCAAGGAGTCGTGATTTATGAACAGCGATTTCCTGTTCGACATAGACGGGATGCTGAATTCGATAGAAAGCGCGGATGTGATTTCCGTGTTCTTCCCATCCTTTCGCAAAGCGCTGGTTGTTGACCCGCGCAGCAACGACAGACACGCGCCGATGGTGCAGATTGCGCCGATGGCGGCGTCTCCGCGGGAGCGGCTGCGTCTCATCCGGCGCCAACGGCCCGGCTTACCGCGAGTGCGAAACCTCGCGGTGATTCCGTGGACGCGCTATGTGGACAGTTTGGTGCGACTGGGATTGTGGGACAGGCTGATAGAGCGGCTTGAGCGCGCCGATGCCAACGAGGCGATCGACGAATGCGAGCGAGCGCTCATCGAACTGCGCGAAATGGAACGCGACGAGCACGTGAACGCCATACTAGGCAAGAACTACCACACAATCTGGTCTGCGGACGGCAATCAGTCGTAATCGACCTCTCTGATGAGGTCTTGAAATCTGACTACCATTCGTCGGATTTCGCGTGGGTTGCCATCGACAAGTTTCTTCAGTTCGACTTCGCGCGCAGTCGCGAGAAGGCATCTGCGCAAACCAGACCAGCTTGGGGTTCTTCCCCGCAGTCGATTTGGTATTGCCGACCCGGTGCTCAGATATTCTCTCGCGTAAATCTTGCGTCTGCCCGACGTAGAAACGACCGCCGTCCATCTTCAAGATCTAGACGAAGAACTCGGTAGCCGTCGCGTCTCGCTTGTCCCGCCTGTGCCACGCTTAACTGCCGCACCTCGGATACTTGCCCGGAAAAGATTGCTTACTCCGGACACCGGTTGCAACTCTCTTCCAATCAGGCAGACGATTCTACTCCCCCTCTTTCATCTTTTGATCCTAGTGCAAAATGATGACAGTCGCATCAATTGCTTGTCAATTGGCTTTGAGTGGTAATATAAAGCGGTTCACTATTGCCTCTCATCAGCACAATTGAATCGCCAGCAATGTGTAGCAAGGTCCCAATATGAGCATGCAGATACGACCGCTTACTGAGGCGGACGCCGAAGCTTACAATGCACTGCGGCTTCGTGCGCTGAAGGAGCATCCGGCGGCGTTTGCGCAGCCTTACGAGTCGCAGGCGGCAACTCCGATGGCGGATGTGGCGCGTCGGCTGCGCGAGACGGCCGACGCACCGCACGATTTTGTTCTTGGCGTCTTCTTGGGCGATGCGCTTATTGGAATGGTGGGATTCCGGCGTGAGCGCGGCGAGCGCGTGCTGCACAAGGGCAGCATTTGGGGAATGTACATTGCCGCCGAAGCGCAGGGACAGGGTTTGGGACGCGCGCTGATGCTCGATGCAATCCGGCGTGCGAAAGAGATGCCCGGCTTACGGCAGATAGGGCTGGGCGTCATCAGCGGCAATGCCTACGCCCGCAGACTGTACACATCGCTCGGATTCCAATCTTGCGGGATAGAACGGCGTTCCATCTTGGTGAACGGCGAGTATCACGACGACGAGTATATGCAGCTATTCCTAGACGACTCTGAATAGGCATGGCGAGACTTGCGCTGCCCTAGTTCATACGCGTGCCGCCGTTTACGTTGAGCGACTGCCCGGTGATGTTCAGCGCATCGTCGGACGCGAAGAACGCCACCGCCTTGCCGATGTCCTCCGGCGTTTGCTCCCTTCCAAGCGGGCAGCGTTCCTTGATGGCGGCGTCGAAAATTTCGCGCGGCGTCAGGTCTTGCTGCTCTGGATTATTGCGCTTGGCGCGATCGGCAATGCGCTCCCACATCGGCGTCCAAATACTGCCTGGGCAAATCACATTCACATTGATGTTGCACGGCGCGAGTTCAAGCGCATACGATTGCGTGAGGTGAATCACGGCTGCCTTTGATGCGCCATACGCGCCGCCGCCGGCACCGTCTCGCCCGCCGTGAGACGCGATGTTCACAATCTTGCCCGAGCGCCGACTTTTCATATGCGGGCTGACAGCATCCGACACGAGCGCCGTGCCCTTCACATTGACATCGAATGTCAGATCCCAGTCTTCTTCACGAGACCAGGTCGTCTCTTCAAAGCCCGGCGCGCCAATTACACCCGCCGCGTTCACCAGAATGTCGATGCGCCCGAAGTCGGCTAAGGTTTGCGTCACCATCTCGACGAGTTGCGATTGGACCGTTACATTCGCTTGATATGCCTTCGCGACGCGTCCGAGATCTTCGATTTCCTCAGCAGTGTGCCGAGCGCCGGCAATGTCGATGTCACACAACGCCACATCTGCGCCGCGCTCAGCCAGCACTAACGCGATGCCCTTGCCCAGACCACGCGCGCCGCCTGTAACTAGTGCAACTTTGTCTTCTAGCTGCATATGACGCCTCCAATTCTGTTCAATGTCATTAAGCCCTTCCCCCTGGTGGCGAAGTAGAGGGTGGAGGTGAGGTAAGTCAGCATTAGTGGATTCGCAGAGAGCCGTAGCCTTATTCAAGATACTAAGACAGGGGCTATTTCAATCCAATCTCTGACATCGCTTGCGTATAGATTTCAACGGCGCCTTGCCTATCTCAATCTCACTAATCGCCTGTGCCGAATGTGCGTGGTGGTGTACCGGGGAACAGCGAGAAATGCGTGTGCACGGCCAGCCAAACCCTATCGCGCCGTTCGAGTGCGACGGTGGCGCGTCCGGGTCGGTAGAATGGCTTGTGATTGCCGTCGAAGCCGACGGAAGTCCAGGTAACCATGCCCCACGCCATATCGCCCCTGCCCATCGCATGGACATTTTCCAGATCCATCTTGAAATTGCTTATGTTGCCCCAGATGCTCTCCCACTGTCCCTCGCGCAGCGGCTTGCGTCCGCGCACGATGTCCATTGCCGTGCCGAACGACGCCACATCGTCGGCGACTATGAGCTCGGCTGTGTCGTAATCGGCCGCCGCGCAGTATCGCTCCAGCAACGCGAACCATTGGCGCACGGCTTCGGCGTGGTCATCTGTGGTGATGGGCGGATCTGCGGAGTTTGTCATCGGGTTGTCCTCATCTATTGGCGGCGATTTGCCGCGTTGAAACTCTGGCATGCATGCATGAAGGGACACTTGGCTAGCCTAGGCGTTACGCATCCAGTCGGCGATGCGCTCGGCGATCATTATTGTCGTAACATTCGTGTTGGCGCGAATCACGTCAGGCATAATGGACGCATCGACGACGCGCAACCCTTCTATGCCGTGCACACTGCCATATTGGTCCACGACCGCCATGTTGTCGCTTGTGGGACCCATTTTGCAGGTGCCGGATGAGTGATGCTGCGTCAGAACATTGTCCAGCAGCCATTTGTCGAGCGCGTCGTCGGTGGCTAGATCGTCGTCGTTCGGCGAGATTCGCGTCAAGCCGACATCGGCGAATGCGTCGGATTGCGTCAGTTCGGCGCACAGCCGCAATGCGCCACGCAGCCGTTCCCTGTCGAACGGGTCGGTCAGATAGCGGTAGTTGACATGCGGTTGCTGATGCGGGTCGGGGGAATCGAGCCGCAGTTCACCGCTTGACAGCGCCTTTTGCAGAGCGATGCTGAAGCCCGTAGGCGTGATGTCGCTAGTGACATCGAAGTTGATCGGCATATGCTCAGTGCGTACATGCAGCGGGCGCATCTGCATATCGTTGCGGTACGGCGAGCCGGGCGTAGTGTAGC harbors:
- a CDS encoding nuclear transport factor 2 family protein, which codes for MPEFQRGKSPPIDEDNPMTNSADPPITTDDHAEAVRQWFALLERYCAAADYDTAELIVADDVASFGTAMDIVRGRKPLREGQWESIWGNISNFKMDLENVHAMGRGDMAWGMVTWTSVGFDGNHKPFYRPGRATVALERRDRVWLAVHTHFSLFPGTPPRTFGTGD
- a CDS encoding SDR family oxidoreductase: MQLEDKVALVTGGARGLGKGIALVLAERGADVALCDIDIAGARHTAEEIEDLGRVAKAYQANVTVQSQLVEMVTQTLADFGRIDILVNAAGVIGAPGFEETTWSREEDWDLTFDVNVKGTALVSDAVSPHMKSRRSGKIVNIASHGGRDGAGGGAYGASKAAVIHLTQSYALELAPCNINVNVICPGSIWTPMWERIADRAKRNNPEQQDLTPREIFDAAIKERCPLGREQTPEDIGKAVAFFASDDALNITGQSLNVNGGTRMN
- a CDS encoding GNAT family N-acetyltransferase translates to MSMQIRPLTEADAEAYNALRLRALKEHPAAFAQPYESQAATPMADVARRLRETADAPHDFVLGVFLGDALIGMVGFRRERGERVLHKGSIWGMYIAAEAQGQGLGRALMLDAIRRAKEMPGLRQIGLGVISGNAYARRLYTSLGFQSCGIERRSILVNGEYHDDEYMQLFLDDSE
- a CDS encoding electron transfer flavoprotein subunit alpha/FixB family protein, with protein sequence MAGVLVVGELNGDALQSITGELLAAGRGIGDASGEEVAVVLLNGSEAAGQAAIALGADKAYLAQDDVLADLQLDAQVAALAMVCNEAQPSVVLVGRTLSGRDVGPRLAFRLGVGLAQDCLEVEADGDSGKVVAVRPVYGGNALAKVTFPDASPQMVVLRAKAYEPLDADDSRTGEIVVVNTNLDPSVVKARLVETVRQESEGVRLEDANVVIGGGRGLGGPEPFDQLEDLAGLLGGAVGASRAVCDAGWLDHSYQVGLTGKTITPDLYITVGISGASQHMAGCSASKNIVAINRDEDANIFKSASFGVVGDWKNVLPSFIETVRELVDS